The Paenibacillus polymyxa M1 DNA segment ACCACGATTTTCGATTTGCGCCCGGCCAATTGTTTCACCCGCACGGAATGTACGTTCAACCGTATTACCGTTACGCAGGTTTTTCAACTTGGAGCGTACGAATGCTGCGCCTTTACCTGGTTTTACGTGTTGAAAATCCAGAACTGTAAAAATATCTCCGTCTACCTCAACGGTCAAACCTGTTTTAAAATCATTAACGTTAATCACTAAAATACCCCTCCTACAGGACTGTTATCGTTATTAAACGACTGTAAATTCTTTGCTCGAATGCGTTAATACTTTGATGCCGCTATCTGTAATAACGATATCATCCTCGATCCGTACACCGCCCAATCCAGGCACATAGATACCTGGTTCGACCGTTACAACCATGCCCGGCTCCAGAATATCATCACTTGCCTTCGACAGACGTGTAGATTCATGCACTTCAAGACCCAGACCATGACCTGTACTGTGTCCGAAATTGTCTCCATAGCCATGGCTCGCAATAATATCCCGGGTCAACGCATCCGCTTCACGGCCTGTCATGCCCGGCTTAATATGTTCGAGTGCATGAAGCTGCGCCTTAAGTACAATATCATAGATCTCGCGCAACTGAGGCGCCAAATCCCCTTGTGTAGCCACTGTACGGGTCAAATCGGAGCAATAGCCATCCAGCAACGCACCAAAATCAAACGTAATCAGCTCACCTGCTTGTACTAACTTTGCACTGGCTACTCCATGAGGCAATGCCGAACGAACTCCGGATGCCACAATCGTGTCAAATGAAGAAGAAGTAGCTCCCTGCTTGCGCATGAAGAATTCCATTTCCAGATCCAGCTCACGCTCGCTGACTCCTGGTTTGATGTAAGGTAAAATGTGTGCAAATGTAGCATCTGCCAAATCCGCTGCCCGTTGCATCACTTCCAGCTCTTCCGCATCCTTGTACACCCGCAGCTTTTCCACAATGCCCGATACCGGAACCAGCTTAATAGGTGACAAATCTTCGCTGTAAGCTTTATGTGTCGCAACAGTTACATCATCCTGCTCAAAGCCTGTTTCGCTAATCTGATGGGAGGACAGCAATTCTTTTACTGTTTCCATGACCTGCGCAGCGTGCTGCACTACCGTAAAGCCTTGGGCTTGTTCGGTCGCTTGTGTCATATAACGAAAGTCAGTCAGCAAATAGCTATGGGATTCTGTAATCAGCACATAACCCGCTGAACCTGTGAAGCCTGTCAAATATCGACGATTGACAGGGCTAGTAATCAGCATAGCCCGCAGATTATGCTCGCCCAGCGCCTGCCGCAACTTTAGCACCCGGTCATTCTTCATCTTCATTCCGCTCCCCTCTGTCAAATAACCAAATGCTATTTTAAC contains these protein-coding regions:
- a CDS encoding M24 family metallopeptidase → MKNDRVLKLRQALGEHNLRAMLITSPVNRRYLTGFTGSAGYVLITESHSYLLTDFRYMTQATEQAQGFTVVQHAAQVMETVKELLSSHQISETGFEQDDVTVATHKAYSEDLSPIKLVPVSGIVEKLRVYKDAEELEVMQRAADLADATFAHILPYIKPGVSERELDLEMEFFMRKQGATSSSFDTIVASGVRSALPHGVASAKLVQAGELITFDFGALLDGYCSDLTRTVATQGDLAPQLREIYDIVLKAQLHALEHIKPGMTGREADALTRDIIASHGYGDNFGHSTGHGLGLEVHESTRLSKASDDILEPGMVVTVEPGIYVPGLGGVRIEDDIVITDSGIKVLTHSSKEFTVV